Below is a genomic region from Citrobacter europaeus.
GGCAGTCGATCAGTCGATGTATGACTCAGGTTACGCCCCACGCTCACCAACAGTCGGCTCGTCTGCTGAAACAAAACTATGCCGCCTATATGGAAATTAAGCCGCTGATCCCGCTGGGCGGATATGTTGCAGGGGCCGACCCCAGCGTGGATAAGGCTGTCAAAGTGTTCCCCGCCATCGAGCGTTTTCTGCGCCAGGAAGTCAGTGAACCGGCCTCTCTGGAGCTGGTGCAAAGCCGCTTACAGGCCCTGTTTCCGCTGGCGAAGAAAACGGAAGGTAAATAATCATGCGGCAAATTATCGATACCCTGGCGCAGTTGCAGCGCCTGCGGGATAAATCGGTCAAAGACATGACGGTACAACTGGCTAAACAGCAGCAGGTTTGCACTGGTTTTGACAATAACATTAAAGCGCTGGGCTACCTGATCCAAAAAACCGGCACTGGCGTTGAGGCGCCTTCCGTTGAATCGCTCAAAAACGTCACCGGATACAAGGGCACGCTGCGCACAGTTATTGCCTGGCAAGAGCAGGAGAAAACGCTGGCTAAAATCAAAGAGCAGCGTATTCAGAAAAACCTCGTCGCGGCGGCCTGTGAAGAGAAAATCGTCGCCATGACGCTCGATGATAAGCGCTACGAGTTGAGCAATGAGGCGCTGATAAAAGAGCAAAAAGCCGTTGATGAGATTGCTGCACAATGCTGGCTTAGACAGAAGACGCTGGGGCTGGTATGAAAACGATCATTACTTTCGGCACGTTTGATGTTTTTCATATCGGGCATCTGCGTATTCTGCAACGCGCCGGGCAGTTGGGGGGACGACTGATCGTCGGTATCTCTTCAGATGCGCTAAATATGCAGAAAAAAGGCCGGATGCCGGTTTACAGCCAAAGCGATCGTATGGGGATTGTGGCCGGACTTAAATGCGTGGACAGCGTGTTCCTCGAAGAGTCGCTGGAGAAAAAAGCGGACTATATTCGCCAGTTTAATGCCGATACGCTGGTGATGGGCGATGACTGGGCAGGACGCTTTGATAGTTTGTCGTACCTGTGCGAAGTGGTCTATTTTCCCAGAACGCCATCAATCTCCACCACCTCGATTATTGAGGTGGTGAAAAGTATTAATTTTTAGAGGATATAGATGATGGTACAGGAACGGGACCAAAATGGTAATGTCATATACTACCGTGGCCTGGTTAAGCATCGTGTAAATGTAGAGTTTGTAGGCAATAATAATACTCTGTTGATTCATGACGAGGCCAAAGAACTAAGCGGAAGTGTCAAGTTTTATGGTGACTTCGGACATTTCTCTCTTGGGGCAATGTCCTCTTTTCGTGGACAGGTAATTGTTGGTGATAAGTGTAGGGTCAATATTGGTAACAAGACAACAGTGACCAAAAACTGTTTCATTAATACAGCGGAAGAAACGGATGTCATCATTGGTGATGATTGTATGATTGCTTCTGATACCATATTCAGAACCCATGATTCGCATCCTATTTTTGATGTTGTTACGCAAACCAGAATCAATATTGCACAATCGATTATTATTGGTAATCACGTCTGGCTCGGCGATCAAGTTATCGTACTGGGTGGAGCCAGGGTAGAAGATGGCAGTATCATAGGCATTAGAGGATTAGTAACAGGAATAATTACTAATAACAGTATTGCTGTTGGTGTTCCCGCCAGGGTAATAAGAAAAGATATCGCCTGGGAGAGACCTAATCTCAATAAAACAAAGTTGAATGTTCTTCATGATGCCAGTGAAATTGAATGCAGTGATTATTGGAATAAA
It encodes:
- a CDS encoding acyltransferase → MMVQERDQNGNVIYYRGLVKHRVNVEFVGNNNTLLIHDEAKELSGSVKFYGDFGHFSLGAMSSFRGQVIVGDKCRVNIGNKTTVTKNCFINTAEETDVIIGDDCMIASDTIFRTHDSHPIFDVVTQTRINIAQSIIIGNHVWLGDQVIVLGGARVEDGSIIGIRGLVTGIITNNSIAVGVPARVIRKDIAWERPNLNKTKLNVLHDASEIECSDYWNKTK
- a CDS encoding adenylyltransferase/cytidyltransferase family protein: MKTIITFGTFDVFHIGHLRILQRAGQLGGRLIVGISSDALNMQKKGRMPVYSQSDRMGIVAGLKCVDSVFLEESLEKKADYIRQFNADTLVMGDDWAGRFDSLSYLCEVVYFPRTPSISTTSIIEVVKSINF
- the fliJ gene encoding flagellar export protein FliJ, which produces MRQIIDTLAQLQRLRDKSVKDMTVQLAKQQQVCTGFDNNIKALGYLIQKTGTGVEAPSVESLKNVTGYKGTLRTVIAWQEQEKTLAKIKEQRIQKNLVAAACEEKIVAMTLDDKRYELSNEALIKEQKAVDEIAAQCWLRQKTLGLV